In Brassica rapa cultivar Chiifu-401-42 chromosome A06, CAAS_Brap_v3.01, whole genome shotgun sequence, a single window of DNA contains:
- the LOC103874366 gene encoding protein ENHANCED DISEASE RESISTANCE 2-like, translating to MKSPVDHSSPKPAIPEWITETTNGGTARQVDLYTGINGWASPPGDGFSVRSADYFTNKQKCPGGDYLLSLAGVDWLKSTTKLDNILARPDNRVAHALRKAQSLGRSQNGFIFAVNFHIPVKEHYHSVLYFVTEEPIPSESLLKQFIDGDDSYRNQRFKIVSQVLRGPWIVKAAAGQFGAFLVAKTVRCTYHKGPNYFEIDIDTGSWRILAALVRLLFGYARSLILDIGFVVEAQEVDELPERLIGAVRLCHMDVTSAFVVDPQPLKPYRMMGSLEAKPPRRD from the coding sequence ATGAAGAGCCCTGTCGACCATAGTAGCCCCAAGCCAGCCATACCGGAGTGGATAACCGAGACGACCAATGGTGGAACCGCCCGTCAAGTCGATCTCTATACAGGAATCAATGGATGGGCTTCCCCTCCAGGAGACGGCTTCTCTGTCCGCTCCGCTGACTACTTCACCAACAAACAGAAATGTCCCGGAGGAGACTACCTCCTCTCTCTCGCTGGCGTTGACTGGCTCAAATCCACTACTAAACTCGACAACATTCTAGCTCGTCCCGACAACCGCGTGGCTCACGCGCTCAGAAAAGCACAGTCTCTTGGCCGGTCCCAAAACGGCTTCATCTTCGCTGTGAACTTCCATATTCCAGTCAAGGAACACTACCACTCTGTTCTCTACTTCGTGACGGAAGAACCCATTCCATCAGAATCTCTCCTGAAACAGTTCATAGACGGAGACGACTCGTACCGGAACCAGAGGTTCAAGATTGTGAGCCAAGTCTTGAGAGGGCCATGGATAGTTAAAGCTGCGGCGGGGCAGTTCGGCGCGTTCCTTGTGGCTAAGACCGTGAGGTGTACATACCATAAAGGACCAAACTACTTTGAGATTGATATCGATACAGGTAGCTGGCGGATCTTGGCGGCCCTTGTGCGGCTTTTGTTCGGGTACGCCAGGAGCCTTATTCTCGACATTGGCTTCGTTGTCGAGGCGCAAGAAGTGGATGAGCTGCCGGAGAGACTGATCGGAGCTGTTAGGTTGTGTCATATGGACGTAACATCGGCGTTTGTGGTTGATCCACAGCCATTGAAACCGTACAGGATGATGGGTTCACTGGAAGCAAAGCCACCGCGACGAGATTAG
- the LOC103874365 gene encoding protein ENHANCED DISEASE RESISTANCE 2-like, which translates to MNQTQSPSDDNNAKQTRTGEKSTEPEWITETINGGSTRHVDLHTGINGFAAPPGDVFSVRSTDYFTSKQKCPGGDYLLSAAGVDWLKSSTNLDNILARPDNRVAHALRKAQSLGRSQNGFIFAVNFHIPGKEHYHSVHYFATDQPIPLDSLLKRFIDGDDSFRNERFKIVSQVVKGPWIVKAAAGQFGAFLAAKTVRCTYHKGPNYFEIDIDTGSWPILAALVRLLFGYARSLIIDIGYVVEAQEEDELPERLIGGIRLCHMEVSSAFVVDPQPVKPYRMMGSAEASHDDNTH; encoded by the coding sequence ATGAACCAAACCCAAAGCCCTTCTGATGATAACAATGCCAAGCAGACCAGAACCGGAGAGAAGTCCACGGAACCGGAGTGGATAACCGAAACGATCAATGGTGGATCCACACGCCACGTCGATCTCCATACAGGAATCAACGGCTTTGCTGCACCTCCTGGAGACGTATTCTCTGTCCGATCCACCGACTACTTCACCAGCAAACAGAAATGTCCCGGTGGAGACTACCTCCTCTCTGCCGCCGGCGTTGACTGGCTCAAATCCAGTACCAACCTCGACAACATCCTAGCTCGTCCCGACAACCGCGTGGCTCACGCGCTCAGAAAAGCACAGTCTCTTGGCCGATCCCAAAACGGTTTCATCTTCGCTGTGAACTTTCATATTCCAGGCAAGGAACACTACCACTCGGTGCACTACTTCGCGACGGACCAACCCATTCCATTAGACTCTCTCCTAAAACGGTTCATAGACGGAGACGACTCGTTCCGTAACGAGAGGTTCAAGATAGTGAGCCAAGTGGTGAAAGGGCCATGGATAGTTAAAGCGGCCGCAGGGCAGTTCGGCGCGTTCCTTGCGGCTAAGACAGTGAGGTGTACTTACCATAAAGGACCGAACTACTTTGAGATCGATATCGATACAGGTAGCTGGCCCATCTTGGCGGCCCTTGTACGGCTTTTGTTCGGGTACGCAAGGAGCCTTATTATCGACATTGGCTACGTTGTTGAGGCGCAAGAAGAGGATGAGCTGCCGGAGAGACTGATCGGAGGCATTAGGTTGTGTCATATGGAGGTATCTTCGGCGTTTGTGGTCGACCCGCAGCCAGTGAAACCGTACAGAATGATGGGTTCAGCGGAAGCAAGCCACGACGACAACACGCATTGA
- the LOC103874363 gene encoding uncharacterized protein LOC103874363 has translation MEKSVDLVPALVTFLAAAHVIALVYWIYRLASDRQPPKQKPQ, from the exons ATGGAGAAGTCTGTGGATCTAGTACCGGCTTTGGTTACTTTCCTCGCCGCAGCTCACGTCATCGCCTTG GTTTACTGGATTTACAGATTGGCCTCTGATCGTCAGCCTCCGAAACAAAAACCTCAGTGA
- the LOC117126143 gene encoding uncharacterized protein LOC117126143, whose protein sequence is MANMEKLQFPALDITGTNYISWVTNVELHLESLGLSETVKEINTSTPQEKAKSVIFLRRHLDESIIYDYANMRDPKELWKSLKDRFDHQKDITLPLARDEWQSLRFQDFDKVMNYNSAVLGIVAKLRYCGETITESQMLEKTYTTFHKSHITLQQQYRLRGYTKFSELIVALLIAEKNNELLIKNHMTRPTGSKPFPEANALDAKKPVKENKAYWGRGRGRQNYRGRGRKYNPQDRKSFQWVRSEQTPKGKEHQGNTSQKREEACFRCGTKGHWSRLCRTPAHLCALYKESVKGKEKEVNFAEHSEGTTHLDASDFVNDFEETAITEA, encoded by the coding sequence ATGGCAAACATGGAGAAGCTCCAATTCCCCGCTCTAGACATCACCGGCACCAACTACATTTCATGGGTTACAAATGTCGAACTTCATCTTGAATCTCTTGGTCTATCCGAGACCGTTAAAGAGATTAATACTTCAACGCCTCAAGAAAAGGCTAAATCGGTGATCTTCCTTAGAAGACACCTTGATGAAAGTATTATTTATGACTATGCCAACATGAGAGATCCTAAAGAGCTATGGAAGTCTCTGAAAGATCGTTTTGATCATCAGAAAGACATAACACTTCCACTTGCTCGGGATGAATGGCAGAGTCTGAGATTTCAAGATTTCGACAAAGTGATGAATTACAACTCGGCTGTGTTAGGAATTGTGGCCAAATTGAGATATTGTGGTGAAACAATCACCGAATCTCAAATGCTTGAGAAGACATACACCACATTCCATAAGAGCCACATCACCCTACAACAACAGTACAGGTTGCGGGGATATACCAAATTTTCAGAATTAATTGTGGCGCTTCTCATAGCAGAAAAGAACAACGAGCTTCTGATCAAGAATCACATGACTCGTCCAACTGGTTCAAAACCGTTTCCTGAAGCAAACGCGTTAGATGCGAAGAAACCAGTCAAGGAAAATAAAGCCTATTGGGGTCGCGGTCGTGGTCGTCAAAACTACCGTGGACGTGGACGAAAGTACAATCCACAAGATAGGAAGTCATTCCAGTGGGTCCGCTCTGAGCAAACCCCTAAGGGAAAAGAACACCAAGGAAATACCTCCCAGAAGCGAGAAGAAGCTTGTTTCAGATGCGGTACTAAGGGACATTGGTCTCGTTTATGTCGTACCCCTGCACACCTTTGCGCTCTATACAAAGAGTCCGtcaaaggaaaagaaaaggaagTAAACTTTGCGGAACATTCTGAGGGTACAACGCACCTCGATGCGTCTGACTTTGTGAATGATTTCGAGGAGACCGCTATCACGGAAGCCTAA